Genomic segment of uncultured Methanobrevibacter sp.:
CATAAATGGTTGTTAAACCGATGTTTCCGCGGGGATAGCCTAGAAAATACTCAATAAACGATTGAGCAATAAAAATAAAACTCTAGGAATCCTCACCTTTTATAAGGCGAGGTTGTTCAAACAAATATTTTGAATTAATATTCATGAAAAGAAAAAGTAGCTATTAATTATATATAACTTAAAAATTAAATCATTAATTAATTAAAATTATTTTGGAGAGAGATTATATGAAAGGAGATGTATATTACGGAAAAGGAATTAGGGAACTTGAAGGAGAGTATCCTGATTTGTATAAACTGGTATCTGACTTGAACAATACTGTTTGGGACGGTAAGGTCATTGACTATAAAACCCAAAAATTGATCGCTATTGGAATTACAGCATCACGTGCAGATCCAAGGGCTACCAAAAAGCAAATGAGAAGTGCAATTGAAGTACTGGGCATCACAAAAGACGAAATCGTTGATGTTTTAAGAGTAGTTCTTCTAACTTCAGGTATGCCTGCATTTTCCAAATCACTTCAAATCTTGAATAGTGTTGTTGAGGCTATTGAAGAGGAAAGAGAAGATAAATCCTAGTTTTTCTCTTTTTTTTATCTTTTTTTTTACTTAAATAATATTTAGGCTAATATTTGACGCAATATCTCAAATATAAAGAATCCAATAAAACATACCATCCCATAATTTAGGAATATTGTCTTTAAGGGCAGTTCTGTTTTTTTCGGTCTGAATTTGGCGATACCGTAAAAACCGATTATTAATGTTATGAAAATTATCAGTAGGTAACCCATAATCAGTGATGCGTCTAAGAGTGTGCCTCCTGTTTGCAGGTGCATTGCGGATTGTCCAACAAATAGGCTCACAACCGAACCCATAAAATTCACGATTCCATGCAGTATAATTGAATATTTGATGTTTCCTGTTTGTGTATATACATATGCCAAAAATCCTCCAAGAAGCAATGCATAACAGAATTGGTTCAGGTTTCCATGGAAAAGTGCAAACAGCACTGCGGACAATACAATTGAAACATTTGCTCCGTATTTTATTGTTCTGTCAATCAGGATCTTTCTGAAAAACAGCTCTTCAAATATTGGGGCAATTATGCTTATTATTATTAGATTAAACCAGATGTTAGTATTGTTTATGAGATTTTGAACTGGATTTGCAATGTTATTGTGGATTGCACCACTTAACAGGTCTGTAATGAATAATCCCACGGTATTTCCAACCCACATCAGGCTCAATGCAATCCCTGCATATAATATGAATGTTTTTATGCTTAGGGTTTGTTTTTCCATATTTTGTACTTCTATCTTTTTCATTAGCCAGTAGAATATTGGAAACGGCAGTAGATAATTGCAGACTGATGTTATGGCGGTTAGGATGTTGATGTCCTGTAGGACAGTCGGATTTGTTAAATGTATGATGTTGACTATAATTATTTGACATATTATTGCAACTATTGCCATTGTCAGATAATTAAATCCTATTTTTGAGAAAACATTGTTGGTCATTTCCAATTTTTCACCTTTTGTTTTTTTAATCATTATTTTACATTAATCTATATAAAAGTGCCTATTAAATTTTTAGGCATACCAAAATATTTATATATCATATGGCATAAAGTTAGGTATACCTAAAAATTGGAGGATTGTATTTATGGGAAGACATGGTAGGGGACATGGATCTATCGGATTGGAATTGGGAATGCACTTGTTTTCTGAATTTTTGAAATCATCACATAAGTCTCGCTGGCGTATCGGCAATGATATAAAAAGATGCACATTGTGCGGTAAATGTGAATTTGTGTGTCCTGTAAATGCGATAACAGTCAGTGTACACAATAAAACATGGACTTTAAACAACAGAAGATGCACACAATGTCTGAAATGTGTAATGAAATGTCCGACCCGTTGTCTTGACCAGGTTCGACTATAATTATTTTTAATGAAATATTTTTTTGGCATCACTAAAAATTATTTTGATGCACGTAAATTATTTTTGTATTTAACTCCATAATTATTCTTTGATTTACCTAAAAATATCTTAAAAACGAATACTTTAAATATAATGAATTATTTAATACCTATTGTCTGATAACTAATGTAAATCGCAATTATTTTTTAGGTTTGCATAAGTTTTGAGATCAGGTTCAAATATCTTCTAGTTGAGCGGAAGTTTTTGTTTCCAGCAATAAAAATTTTTTAGGTATGCCTAAAATTATATATATATTTAAAAACAAATATTGAAGATGCTGAGTAATTCAATTTTAAAAAATTATTAGGAGAGTATAAAATGTTAAGAGACGATATTTTAAAAACTTGTACAGAACATAAACATGCTTTAATATTTGCAGCAGGAGTTGCAACCGCTTTAGTCGGAACCAAAATTATTAAATCCAAAGCTTTCAAAGATGCAACAACCAAAGGAATGGCTACTGTAATGTCTGCTAAAAAAGATGCTGAAGAATGCTTCCAGGACATGAAAGAAAACGCTGAAGACATTGTTGTTGATGCAAACGCTGAAACCAAAAAAGAAATCTACGTTGAATCAAAAGAATAGATAAGTTCTTTCATTAAATTTTATTTTTTCTTAAGTGGTAAGAATGAAATATAAAGTAATGCATGATAATGGCTCTCGTTTAAGAGTCCGTGCCGGCCAATGGGCCTTCACCAAGGAGGAAGGTTATGGTCTCGCTTCATTACTTTTAGACCAAGGTTTTATCCATGAGGTATTCACATCCCATAGGAATGGTAGTATCTTAATTTACTATGATGGAAGCATTGAAAACAAGCAAAAGATTTTTGATATCTTGGATTCAATCACTCTTGATGATTTGTTTGAATCCGAACCGACTCAAACTCAGGTTTCAAAGGAAATCAGTGAAGACTTCTATCTAAGGCTGACAAAAATGATCTTGCATAGGGGAGTATATAAGCTATTCCTGCCAATGCCTATCAGAAATGCTTTAACAATTTACCATGCTATGGAATATGTCTGGCACGGATTGGACAGCTTGACCAGTTTCCGTGTTGATGTGGCCTTACTTGATGGAGCAGCAGTTGCTGGTGCATTATTACATAAACAGTATCAACCGGCAAGTTCAATGATGTTCTTATTG
This window contains:
- a CDS encoding carboxymuconolactone decarboxylase family protein gives rise to the protein MKGDVYYGKGIRELEGEYPDLYKLVSDLNNTVWDGKVIDYKTQKLIAIGITASRADPRATKKQMRSAIEVLGITKDEIVDVLRVVLLTSGMPAFSKSLQILNSVVEAIEEEREDKS
- a CDS encoding CPBP family intramembrane glutamic endopeptidase produces the protein MTNNVFSKIGFNYLTMAIVAIICQIIIVNIIHLTNPTVLQDINILTAITSVCNYLLPFPIFYWLMKKIEVQNMEKQTLSIKTFILYAGIALSLMWVGNTVGLFITDLLSGAIHNNIANPVQNLINNTNIWFNLIIISIIAPIFEELFFRKILIDRTIKYGANVSIVLSAVLFALFHGNLNQFCYALLLGGFLAYVYTQTGNIKYSIILHGIVNFMGSVVSLFVGQSAMHLQTGGTLLDASLIMGYLLIIFITLIIGFYGIAKFRPKKTELPLKTIFLNYGMVCFIGFFIFEILRQILA
- a CDS encoding 4Fe-4S dicluster domain-containing protein, which translates into the protein MGRHGRGHGSIGLELGMHLFSEFLKSSHKSRWRIGNDIKRCTLCGKCEFVCPVNAITVSVHNKTWTLNNRRCTQCLKCVMKCPTRCLDQVRL
- a CDS encoding DUF6110 family protein, which gives rise to MLRDDILKTCTEHKHALIFAAGVATALVGTKIIKSKAFKDATTKGMATVMSAKKDAEECFQDMKENAEDIVVDANAETKKEIYVESKE